Proteins found in one Epinephelus fuscoguttatus linkage group LG4, E.fuscoguttatus.final_Chr_v1 genomic segment:
- the LOC125886907 gene encoding nucleobindin-2-like: MVRGKALVHCGLVLLSLWLCIQSVPISVDKTKAKPQEEELGPPQSAETGLHYDRYLREVIEYLEKDPHFKEKLKNANMDDIKQGKLSKELNFVHHNFRTKLDELKREEMNRLRMLIKAKLDIQGGNGRTVDHQALLKQFDHLSHMNPNTFEVEDLDRLIQSATKDLENFDKDRHDEFKRYEMMKEHERRERLKAMNEEDRKKEEQHYEEMRKKHADHPKINHPGSEDQLKEVWQESDGLDPDNFDPKTFFKMHDTNGDGFFDESELEALFTKELEKVYNPENEEDDMVEMEEERLRMREHVMNEVDTDKDRLVSLNEFMAATKKEEFVEKDEWETLDKSPLYTEEELKEYEQHLVNEENDINQKSAELQKQREELERKQEELNAQKMELQQAVEEMERLKAEVKQPVAPVAEGEPAPVVPANSQPLPPGHQQQDVPVPGHS; this comes from the exons ATGGTGAGGGGTAAAGCCTTGGTCCACTGTGGGCTGGTTCTGCTGAGTTTGTGGCTGTGTATCCAGTCAGTGCCTATCAGTGTGGACAAGACCAAAGCAAAGCCCCAAGAGGAGGAACTCGGGCCACCACAGAGTGCT GAGACTGGGCTACACTACGACCGCTACCTCAGGGAAGTCATCGAGTACCTCGAGAAAGACCCCCACTTTAAAGAAAAGctcaaaaatgcaaacatgGATGACATCAAG CAAGGCAAACTTTCCAAAGAGCTGAACTTTGTCCACCACAACTTTCGGACCAAGCTGGACGAGCTAAAGAGGGAGGAGATGAACAGGCTGCGCATGCTCATCAAAGCCAAACTTGACATTCAGGGAGGGAATG GCCGGACAGTGGACCACCAGGCCCTGCTCAAACAGTTTGACCACCTCAGCCATATGAACCCCAACACTTTTGAGGTGGAGGACCTGGACCGCCTCATCCAATCG gcGACCAAAGACCTGGAGAACTTTGACAAGGACCGCCATGATGAGTTCAAGAGGTATGAAATGATGAAGGAGCACGAGAGGAGGGAACGTCTGAAGGCCATGAATGAGGAGGACCGAAAAAAGGAGGAGCAGCACTACGAGGAGATGAGAAAGAAACATGCCGACCATCCGAAAATCAACCACCCG GGCAGTGAGGACCAGCTGAAGGAGGTGTGGCAGGAGTCAGACGGTTTGGACCCAGATAACTTTGATCCCAAGACCTTCTTCAAAATGCACG ACACCAACGGAGACGGCTTCTTTGATGAGAGCGAGCTTGAAGCTCTCTTCACTAAAGAG CTTGAGAAGGTGTACAACCCCGAAAATGAAGAAGACGACATGGTtgagatggaggaagagagacTGCGAATGAGAGAGCACGTTATGAATGAG GTGGACACTGATAAAGACAGACTCGTGTCACTGAACGAGTTCATGGCGGCCACGAAGAAGGAGGAGTTCGTGGAGAAAGACGAGTGGGAG ACTTTAGATAAAAGCCCCCTTTACACCGAGGAGGAGCTGAAAGAGTATGAACAGCATCTGGTCAACGAAGAGAACGATATCAACCAGAAGTCAGCCGAGCTGCAGAAACAGAGGGAGGAGCTCGAAAGGAAACAGGAAGAACTTAATGCTCAGAAGATGGAGCTACAGCAg GCAGTAGAAGAAATGGAAAGGCTAAAAGCTGAGGTCAAAC AGCCGGTCGCTCCTGTAGCTGAAGGTGAACCAGCACCAGTCGTACCAGCCAACAGTCAACCACTGCCCCCTGGTCACCAGCAGCAAGATGTACCAGTGCCAGGACACTCTTAG